In Mycolicibacterium aubagnense, the DNA window CCCAGTTCGAAGAGGCGCTGGTCGTCGAAGCTCGGGTAGGCCTTCTTCAGTGCCTCGCAGACGGCGTTGTGCTCGCGCGCGAACATGGTGTGCAGCAGGCCGGTGCCGACCCAATAGTTCTCTTTCATCCCGGTGAGGTCGATGCCCGGGATGTCGCTCTCGGGCAGTCGGCCGCTCGCATCGACCTTGACCTTGCCGTCGACGAAGGTGCGGATCTCGGCCTGGCGTTCCTTGCCGCTGCCGTACACCTGGGAGCCGTCCCACCAATGGGTCTCCGCGTTGGCGAAAACCGGTGCGGGACAGCCATCGGCGATCTCGCCGCGCAACGGGATGGTGCAGCGGATCTTCATCGGATTCTCGGGGAACTGGTCGTCGGCGCTCAGCGGGATATCGATGGTTTTGTCCGGGACGCCGTCGCCGTGGAAGAACCAGTTGTGGTTCTCGAACTGCAGCCACGCGGCGGCGAGCGCGTTGATGATGCCGGCGGGCTTGAAGTCGTCGCGGGCCATCAGCTTGCGACTGATCACGCGTGGGTCCGGTTTGAGAAGGCGCTTGACGTCGGTGACGGTCATGGACAGTGGCACGTTGCGCCCGAAGCCGGTGCCCTTGGCGCCCATGTGCGGATCTTCCAGATCGTTCCAAGTGCCGTCGGGCTGGCGAGCGCGGCGCACCTCATCGGTGGGTTGGCCCAGATCGTTGGACGGCCGCATGCCGTACGCCTCGTACAGGTTGTGCTCGCGCAGCTCGTCGCGGGTCTTCGACAGCGCGTTCAGTTGCAGCAGGAGCGAGGGGTATTCGTGCCACTGGGACGGAATCATTGTGTCGCCGTTTCTTTTTCGAGGTTGTCAGGTGGTCATCGAGTGATCTGAGGTCCGTCAGCGAGGCGTGCGCAGCGCGAAATATCCAATCTTGCTGTACCGGTCAGAGCCGGTGTTGAACAGAATCTTGCCGAGGTAGACACCGGGTACCAGCTCCACCAACTCGTCGCGGATGCTGCGGATCACCAGCCGCGGATTGGATTCCACGTTGGCGTAATCGATGACCATCACCTGGCGGTCGGCATCGTCCTTGCCGGCTTCGACGTACGTGGCGAAATCGAAGGCGAGTTTGCCGGATTCAGCGTCACGCATGGAGTACAGCGGCCACAACAATTTGCCGACGAGGCCGGTGCTCCGGGTCAGCCGGTTGTCGCCAGTGCCAGTGTCGGCGTCGAAACGTTTGCCCTGCCACGGCATCCACAACGCCGTGACCGCTCGGGTCACCGTGTCGAGGGCGGGATTGGTCGTCGTCATGACCAAGATGCCCTCAGTCGGGCCGTCGAGGTCGACCGGTGGGGTACCCAGCCGAAACAGTTCGTTGAGCTGCGCCTCGGCCGAATCGGCGTCGTTGTCGGCGAGCGTGGACAGCTCGACGATCCAGCTCCACGCCGAGCGGGCCGCCCCTGATTGCCCCTCCGATACCGATTTTCGCAACCACTCCAACCTGTCGCCCGCGGCAGAATCCGCGGTGGTTCCCTGTTCGCTCATCGGCACCATCCCCGTTGAATTTCGAGCACCCGCGGAGCATGATAGTGATCTGCGCCACTCTTTGTGGGCAATTCAAGACGATCGTCCAAACTTTGCCACCGAAGGCAGAAGTGCCTGATCAGAGGAATATATTCTGACTTTCCCGCCAGTTCACTGACACCTCATCCGCCACTGGAGCCCTGTGGATACCGCTTCGAGCCGCGTTGCAGGCCGACTGACGGGTGCGCGCGCGCAAAAGTTCGCTGCGCGTCGTCAGGCGTTGGCCGTCCAAGCCACCGGGGGGCTTGCTGAATTGGGCTTCGCCCGAGCCAGCATGCGCGAGCTTGCCCAACATTGCGAGATATCACTCGGCATTCTGCACTACTACTTCGACGACAAAGACGACCTCGTCGTGTGCTGCGTGCGGCAGTACAAGGACCAGTTCATCGACCGCTACAACTCGATCGTCATCGAGGGTGGTTCCGGACCGGAACTCAAGACCCGCATCAGTGGTGCGCTGAGCAACTCGCTGCGCGAGTCGGCTGTGATGCACCGACTCTGGTACGACCTGCGCACTCAAGCGCTCTTCGACGATCGTTTCGCCTTGAGCATCGACGAAATCGACGACAGCCTTGCGGCGCTCACCTGGAAGGCCGTCACCGCCTATGCGCGGCTGACAGGCAAGTCCGTCATCGTGGCGCCCGCCATCGTCTATGCGACGGCCGACGGCCTGTTCCACCGCGCGCTACGCGACCTGATCACCGGCGACACTGAGGCACCGGAGCGGCTGGCGCGCGAAATCGATTCGGCGCTGGACGATTTCGTCGGGCTGACCTCCTAGCAGCAGGATGGCCGGCGCGTCGCGGTCCGATTGCGGCTGAGCGTGCGTCCTCGCTGAGGTCCACTCGCACAACTACGCCCAGGATCCAGCGTCAACTCGACTTCAGCATCCAGAACCATTGATCCTGACGTGGCGGCGCACCTCACTCGAACAAGTACACCGTGGATACAGGGTCAACCGGGGAAGCCCCGCGATCCACCCGCAGTCGCTCGTGACCCCCTACCATGGTCGGACATCAAGATCAGCCCCTGGCGCGATGCCGGCCGGCTGGCTGATTCGTAGCGTCGGTCCTATGACACACGCACACGTTCCGACCCCCGCGGAGATGATGCGGGGTTGGCTGCGCCACAGCGCACAGCAGATCGCCGAAGCGATGGTCGCGGCCGGCGCCCGGATTCAGAAGCGGACGCATTGGGCTCAGCATCCGGCCGACTACTACCCACCGCGACGCGAAGAGTCCTTCGAAGAAGCAGCCATGGCACGCGAAATGTACCGACTCTGAGGCGCTTTCACGGCCGCCTCGGATCAACGGGCCGTTGGCGGGGAGCCCTGCTCGATTTCAGACGCCGACAGACCCGTCGATGCGTTCACGGATCAGGTCCGCGTGTCCGCAATGCCGGGCATATTCCGCAATCATGTGGGTGTAGATCCACCGCAGGCTGACTTCACTGCCCATGAACGGGCTCGTGTCATCGAGCGCACGACTGGCGCAGTTGGCGCGTGCCTGGTCGATCTCGTTCTGCCAGACGTCCATTGCGGCTCGGTGCGACGACAGCGGAGATAATTCGAATCCCCCGTCGTGGCCCTCGGGATGGTCTCGCGGCCCGTAGATCGGCAACGCCTGTTCGCCGGCCATCACTCGCCGAAACCAACTCCGTTCCACCTCTGCCACGTGCTGGAGCAAGCCGAGCAAGGTCAGCTCGGATGGTGGCACCGACGCGGTGCGCAACTGCTCATCACTGAGCCGGTCGCATTTGGCGGCCAGCGTGGCGCGATAGAAGTCGAGCCAACTCTCCAGGGTCGTTCGTTCGTCTGCATTCATCGGCGGCACTGGCCGGTCCATCGACGTCACACTTATCGATGGTGCCATCTTCCCCGCCCCGTTCCCGTGGAATCAGGGCGACGGTAAGTCTTCACGCCCCCCGGACGGCCTCCTACCTTCGGTGTCACGGCGTACGCGCCAGACCGATTGCCGTCGACGTAAGGAGCGTGATGACCACCCGCGAGGCCCCGGTGGCCGCGGTAACGCCGGTGGCCCCCGACACCGAACCTGCTGTGCCGCACTGGCGCAGCAGGGTTCACGCGCGGCGCTGGGAAATGGTCCGTTGGCTGTCCCCGCTGGTGGTCCTGCTGGTCTGGCAGGCCGGCAGCGCCTGGGGCCTCATCGATCCCGAGATCCTGCCGGCACCGCAGACCATCGCGGAGGCCGGGATCGAACTGATCGGGAACGGTCAGCTCGCCGAAGCACTGCGCATTTCCGGAATCCGTGCGGCCGAGGGCCTGCTCCTCGGCGGAATCATCGGCGCCGCGCTGGGCGCCCTCGTGGGCTTCTCGAAATGGGCGGACGCTGCCGTGGATCCGACGATGCAGATGATCCGCGCCCTACCCCACCTCGGGCTGATTCCGCTCTTCATCGTCTGGTTCGGTATCGGTGAATTACCCAAGGTGCTCATGGTGGCATTGGGGGCGGCATTCCCGCTCTACCTCAATACCTCGTCGGCGATCCGCCAGGTCGATCCGAAGTTGTTCGAAACAGCTGCGGTACTCGGGTTCTCGCCATTGCAGCGGCTGCGCACCGTCGTCATCCCGAGCGCGGCTCCGCAGATTCTCGTCGGGCTGCGGCAATCCTTGGCCATCTCGTGGCTCACGCTGATCGTGGCCGAGCAGATCAACGCCGACTCCGGTATCGGTTACCTCATCAACAACGCGCGCGACTTCTTGCGTATCGACGTGATCATCTTCGGGCTCGTCGTCTATGCGCTGCTCGGCATCATCACCGACGCGCTGGTGCGGATCCTGGAGCGCCGTGCCTTGCGCTACCGAGTCTGAAAGGCACTCCATGACAGCACTTTACGAAGTACCCGTGGAAAGGCACGCGACATCAGGACCGCCCACAGCGGAGTTGCGTTCGGTATCCAAGTGGTACGGCGCCAATCGGGTGCTCGATGACGTCACCCTTCGGGTGAAGCGTGGCGAGATCGTCGCGCTCGTCGGGCGCAGCGGTTCGGGCAAATCGACGATACTGCGCGTGCTTTCGGGCTTGGCCGGTGATTTCCAGGGTGAGCGCGAGGTACAGGGCGCGCCGGCCGTCGCCTTCCAGGAGCCCCGGCTGTTCCCGTGGCGATCCGTTCGCGACAACGTCCGCTACGGCCTGACTCGCGCCAAATTGTCCCGCGCCGAATCGCTTTCCCGCGCGGATCAGGCCTTGGCTGAGGTAGGCCTGGCCGACAAGGCGCAGTCCTGGCCGCTGACCCTGTCAGGCGGTCAGGCGCAACGGGTCTCACTGGCCCGCGCGCTGGTGGCGGAGCCGCAACTGCTGCTGCTCGACGAGCCGTTCGGGGCGCTCGACGCGCTGACCCGGCTCTCCATGCACCGCCTCCTGCTGAACCTCTGGCGCCAGCACAGTTTCGGCGTACTGCTGGTAACGCACGACGTCGACGAGGCCATCGCGCTGGCCGACACCATCGTCGTACTCGAGCACGGGCGGGTGGCGCACACCCTGTCGATCGAAAACCCCCGCCAACCGCATGGTCTGCGCGACCGACACACCGACGACTACCGCACCGAGCTGCTGACGCGACTCGGGGTCTGACAGGAGAACACTGTGACGCACTCACGGGTAGCCCGGCTGCTATCCATTCTCGCCGCCGGCGCACTGCTCACCGCCTGTGTATCCAACCGAGACGCCAAGAACGAAGTGGCTGTGCCCCAAACGGTTCCGGCATCGGATCTGACCGGCCTGACGCTCCAGGTCGGCGACCAGAAGGGCGGCACCGAGTCCTTGCTCCGGGCGGCCGGGGAACTCGACAACGTGCCCTACAAGGTGCAGTTCTCGACCTTCACCTCCGGACCGCCGCAGGTCGAAGCGGCCACCGCAGGCAAGATCGACTTCGCCGTCACTGGCAACACGCCGCCGGTCTTTGGAGCCGCGGCCGGTGCGAAAATCCGTGTCGTATCCGCATATTCGAACGAGGCGGGCGGCGACCAGATCCTCATCCCCGCCGATTCGCCCGCCCATTCGGTGGCCGACCTCCGCGGCAAGAAGGTCGTCGTCGGTAAGGGCAGCTCGGCGCACGGCCATCTGCTGCTCCAGCTACAGAAGGCCGGGCTGACGATCAAGGACGTTCAGCTGGTGTTCCTCCAGCCGGCCGACGCCTTCACCGCGCTGAGTCAGGGGCAGGCCGATGCGTGGGCTATCTGGGATCCGTACACGGCCCTCGCGCAGAACCAGCTCAAGGTGCGCACGCTGGTCACCGCCCAAGGCGTCACCAACGGCTACGGATTCGGCATCGCCTCGGTCACCGCCCTCCAGGACGCCAAGCGCAACACCGCGCTGGCCGACCTCGTTCAGCGCATTGCCCGTGCTTCCCGCTGGGCCAAGGACCATCCTGACGAGTGGTACCAGAAGTACGCTGCCGCAATCGGAATCGATCCGCAGGTTGCCCGGGTGGCCCAGTCACGAAGCCTGCGATTGGCCATTCCCATCACCGACGAGGTGGTCGCCTCCGAGCAGCAACTCGCCGATGCGTTCGCACAATCCGGACAGCTCGGGCACAAACCCAGCTTCTCGCAATTAGTAGACAACCGGTTCAACGACGTGTTGTCGCCGTTCTGGAACACCGCCAAATAGGAGGCCATCCCCTTGTCCGCCAAGTTCTTCTGGTTCCTGCCCACCAATGGCGACAGTCGCTCGATCGTCGGCGCGTCGCACGCATCGTCGCACCACACGGTTCCGGCGGGATACCGCAAGCCCAGCCTCCGCTATCTGGCGGAAATCGCCCGAGCGGCTGACCGTCTCGGCTTCGAGGGAGTACTGACGCCGACCGGGACGTGGTGTGAGGACGCCTGGCTGACGTCAGCAGCGCTGCTCGAACAGACCGAACGCCTCAAGTTCTTGGTCGCGTTCCGGCCCGGCTTGGTCCCGCCCACGCTGGCCGCGCAGCAGGCGGCGACGTTCCAGCGATTCTCGGAGGGACGCCTGCTGCTCAACATCGTCAGCGGCGGCGACGACGCCGAGCAGCGCCGGTTCGGCGACTGGCTCAGCCACGACCAGCGCTACGAACGCACCGGTGAGTTCCTCGAGATCGTGCGCGAGGTCTGGCGCGGCGAGCCCGTGGACTACCGGGGCAGGCACTACTCCGTCACCGACGCCCGCGTGTCCGAGCCGCCGAATCCGTTGCCGCAGCTGTATTTCGGCGGCTCGTCGCCCGCCGCGCTGCCCATCGCCGCCGAGCACGTCGACGTCTATTTGACGTGGGGCGAGCCACCGGCTGCGGCAGCGGCCAAGATCGCGCAGGTGCGCGAACTCGCCAAAGCCCGCGGTCGCACCCTGCGATTCGGCATCCGGCTGCACACCATCACCCGCGACACCTCGGCAGCCGCCTGGGCGGTGGCCAATTCCCTCCTCGCGGAGTTGACGCCGGAACAGATCGCGAAAGCCACTGCCCTGCACGCCAACTCGGAGTCAGAAGGACAGCGACGCATGACGGCGCTGCACGGCGGACGGCTCGACCACCTCGAGGTCTACCCGAACCTCTGGGCGGGCGTCGGTCTGGTACGCGGCGGCGCCGGCACCGCGCTGGTCGGTAGCCATGAAGAGGTGGCCGCCTTGATCTCCGAGTACCACGATCTCGGATTCGACGAGTTCATCCTCTCGGGCTACCCGCACCTCGAGGAGGCCTACTGGTTCGCCGAAGGGGTGCTGCCGCTGCTGCGCAAGCGCGGCGCCCTGGCTGCTTAGCCGAGGTTCGCGCCGGCAGTGTCGAGATCGCTGTGCTGCAGCGCCATCGGGGTGATCGCCGGTAGGTCGCCACCGGCGACCACCATCCGGGCGAGCGGCGTGAGCGCCTGGAACAGGGTCTCGACCTCGGCGTCGCTGAGCACATCGAGCGTGGGGAGGGCGGCGGCATCGGTGCGGAACTCGATGTCGTCCTTGAGGGCGCGGCCTTCCGCGCTGAGCGAGCCATCCGCGGTCAGCAACCCGCGATCAGCCAACTGCGCGGTGACCGCCGCCCACTCGCCCTCGTCGTAATCGCGGGTGGCGACGACCTTCTCCTTGGTGGTCCGGCCCGCCGCAACATGCAGCACATTCGATTCGCGACCGGTGATGCCGGCCGCCACGAGAGCGGCAACATGGGCGTCGCCGCGTTGTTCCCGCAGCAGGGTTGCCGCGTGCCACAGCGCAGCCACCGGCTCGTCGGGCCAGGGCACCGCCGACAGGGCGGCGAATAGCGGCCGGCCGTCGACGGCCGCGCAGCGTGCGACCCGTCCCAGCAAGTCAGCGGCGGAGCGCAGGTTTTCATCGGCGGTGAGGCCGTACCGGTTCAAGGCGGCGACAGCGCCGGCTTGCCGGGCCGCGAGCGCCTGTTCCGGGGTGGCGATGTCCCATACGCCGGCCAGTGACTTGGCCACCCGGTGTGAGGCGAAGTTGTAGAAGATCGCCTCGACGACTCGTGGAGATACCGGTCCCAGGGGCGCTGACCGGGTGACGAAGTAGCCGTTCCAGAAGCTGCGGTAACCCAGCTCCTGCGCGGCGGCGCGTGATTCGGGCGAGAAGTAGGTGATCGCGTGCACGGGTTCGAATCGCTCGAAAAACCGGCGGGCCAAGGTAGGTGTGCGGGC includes these proteins:
- a CDS encoding TetR/AcrR family transcriptional regulator, whose translation is MDTASSRVAGRLTGARAQKFAARRQALAVQATGGLAELGFARASMRELAQHCEISLGILHYYFDDKDDLVVCCVRQYKDQFIDRYNSIVIEGGSGPELKTRISGALSNSLRESAVMHRLWYDLRTQALFDDRFALSIDEIDDSLAALTWKAVTAYARLTGKSVIVAPAIVYATADGLFHRALRDLITGDTEAPERLAREIDSALDDFVGLTS
- a CDS encoding LLM class flavin-dependent oxidoreductase, which produces MSAKFFWFLPTNGDSRSIVGASHASSHHTVPAGYRKPSLRYLAEIARAADRLGFEGVLTPTGTWCEDAWLTSAALLEQTERLKFLVAFRPGLVPPTLAAQQAATFQRFSEGRLLLNIVSGGDDAEQRRFGDWLSHDQRYERTGEFLEIVREVWRGEPVDYRGRHYSVTDARVSEPPNPLPQLYFGGSSPAALPIAAEHVDVYLTWGEPPAAAAAKIAQVRELAKARGRTLRFGIRLHTITRDTSAAAWAVANSLLAELTPEQIAKATALHANSESEGQRRMTALHGGRLDHLEVYPNLWAGVGLVRGGAGTALVGSHEEVAALISEYHDLGFDEFILSGYPHLEEAYWFAEGVLPLLRKRGALAA
- a CDS encoding ABC transporter permease encodes the protein MTTREAPVAAVTPVAPDTEPAVPHWRSRVHARRWEMVRWLSPLVVLLVWQAGSAWGLIDPEILPAPQTIAEAGIELIGNGQLAEALRISGIRAAEGLLLGGIIGAALGALVGFSKWADAAVDPTMQMIRALPHLGLIPLFIVWFGIGELPKVLMVALGAAFPLYLNTSSAIRQVDPKLFETAAVLGFSPLQRLRTVVIPSAAPQILVGLRQSLAISWLTLIVAEQINADSGIGYLINNARDFLRIDVIIFGLVVYALLGIITDALVRILERRALRYRV
- a CDS encoding DinB family protein, which translates into the protein MDRPVPPMNADERTTLESWLDFYRATLAAKCDRLSDEQLRTASVPPSELTLLGLLQHVAEVERSWFRRVMAGEQALPIYGPRDHPEGHDGGFELSPLSSHRAAMDVWQNEIDQARANCASRALDDTSPFMGSEVSLRWIYTHMIAEYARHCGHADLIRERIDGSVGV
- a CDS encoding SCO6745 family protein, whose product is MARTPTLARRFFERFEPVHAITYFSPESRAAAQELGYRSFWNGYFVTRSAPLGPVSPRVVEAIFYNFASHRVAKSLAGVWDIATPEQALAARQAGAVAALNRYGLTADENLRSAADLLGRVARCAAVDGRPLFAALSAVPWPDEPVAALWHAATLLREQRGDAHVAALVAAGITGRESNVLHVAAGRTTKEKVVATRDYDEGEWAAVTAQLADRGLLTADGSLSAEGRALKDDIEFRTDAAALPTLDVLSDAEVETLFQALTPLARMVVAGGDLPAITPMALQHSDLDTAGANLG
- a CDS encoding ABC transporter ATP-binding protein; this translates as MTALYEVPVERHATSGPPTAELRSVSKWYGANRVLDDVTLRVKRGEIVALVGRSGSGKSTILRVLSGLAGDFQGEREVQGAPAVAFQEPRLFPWRSVRDNVRYGLTRAKLSRAESLSRADQALAEVGLADKAQSWPLTLSGGQAQRVSLARALVAEPQLLLLDEPFGALDALTRLSMHRLLLNLWRQHSFGVLLVTHDVDEAIALADTIVVLEHGRVAHTLSIENPRQPHGLRDRHTDDYRTELLTRLGV
- a CDS encoding ABC transporter substrate-binding protein; translation: MTHSRVARLLSILAAGALLTACVSNRDAKNEVAVPQTVPASDLTGLTLQVGDQKGGTESLLRAAGELDNVPYKVQFSTFTSGPPQVEAATAGKIDFAVTGNTPPVFGAAAGAKIRVVSAYSNEAGGDQILIPADSPAHSVADLRGKKVVVGKGSSAHGHLLLQLQKAGLTIKDVQLVFLQPADAFTALSQGQADAWAIWDPYTALAQNQLKVRTLVTAQGVTNGYGFGIASVTALQDAKRNTALADLVQRIARASRWAKDHPDEWYQKYAAAIGIDPQVARVAQSRSLRLAIPITDEVVASEQQLADAFAQSGQLGHKPSFSQLVDNRFNDVLSPFWNTAK